A genomic stretch from Coregonus clupeaformis isolate EN_2021a chromosome 23, ASM2061545v1, whole genome shotgun sequence includes:
- the LOC123481766 gene encoding putative nuclease HARBI1 isoform X1, whose amino-acid sequence MANRGGRRDVLQTLDDRELLRRYRLDRAGIMFVVDLLRDAITSPTRRHNAITPEKKVITTLRYLATGKMQQCSSDDLGLSQSSVSRVITQTLTALSQPNIVTQFVSFPLDARTLHTHKRAFMDIAGFPGVVGVIDGTHVRIIAPSEDEAVFVNRKNFHSINVQIVFNAAWKILDIVAKWPGSTHDARMLSESGIRQLFERRYVPANCHLLGDSGYPCKPWLLTPYLQPRQGPQLNYNRAHKTTRAVVERDIGQLKRRFHVLHGEVRLRPEKVSKLIIACAILHNICKVRQIAEPLEDGDEDEDGDNDEDGGEEDIHIPQGNLAQSGLPYRANFTNLHFRQAVAPCHLRTCDGIKNYHSFTAHHLQLLNARHRTQSLNGLFFRCSILRR is encoded by the exons ATGGCCaacagaggaggcaggagagatgtcCTGCAAACACTGGATGACAGGGAATTATTGAGACGCTACAGATTGGATCGTGCAGGAATCATGTTTGTGGTGGATCTCCTTAGAGATGCAATTACTTCACCAACTCGACGCCACAACGCTATTACACCGGAGAAGAAAGTAATCACAACCCTGAGGTATTTGGCAACAGGGAAAATGCAACAATGCAGCAGTGATGACTTGGGTCTGTCCCAATCCTCCGTCAGCAGAGTCATCACCCAAACACTGACAGCTTTGTCACAACCTAATATTGTGACACAATTTGTTTCATTCCCGCTGGATGCCcgcactttacacacacataaaagggCATTTATGGACATTGCAGGATTCCCTGGCGTTGTGGGTGTAATTGATGGAACACATGTGAGAATAATTGCGCCATCAGAGGACGAGGCTGTCTTTGTTAACAGGAAGAATTTCCACAGCATCAATGTGCAAATAGTGTTCAATGCGGCCTGGAAGATTTTGGACATTGTGGCTAAATGGCCAGGCTCCACACATGATGCGAGAATGCTCTCCGAGAGTGGCATCAGACAGCTTTTTGAGAGACGCTATGTGCCAGCTAATTGCCACTTGTTAGGGGACAGTGGCTACCCATGCAAACCATGGCTCCTTACACCTTACCTCCAGCCACGCCAAGGGCCCCAACTAAACTATAACAG GGCCCACAAGACAACAAGAGCGGTGGTGGAGCGTGACATAGGCCAGCTTAAGAGGCGCTTTCATGTTCTCCACGGAGAGGTGCGGCTGAGGCCTGAAAAAGTCAGCAAACTCATCATAGCCTGTGCAATATTACACAATATTTGCAAGGTTAGACAGATTGCAGAACCTCTGGAGGATggcgatgaggatgaggatggagaCAACGATGAGGATGGTGGTGAAGAAGATATTCACATTCCACAGGGGAACCTAGCCCAGAGTGGACTGCCTTACAGGGCAAACTTCACAAATTTACATTTCAGGCAAGCTGTAGCCCCATGTCATTTGAGAACTTGTGATGGTATTAAGAACTACCACAGTTTTACTGCACATCACCTGCAACTGTTAAATGCAAGACACAGAACACAATCTCTAAATGGTTTATTTTTTAGGTGTTCAATTTTAAGGCGGTAG
- the LOC123481766 gene encoding putative nuclease HARBI1 isoform X2 has product MANRGGRRDVLQTLDDRELLRRYRLDRAGIMFVVDLLRDAITSPTRRHNAITPEKKVITTLRYLATGKMQQCSSDDLGLSQSSVSRVITQTLTALSQPNIVTQFVSFPLDARTLHTHKRAFMDIAGFPGVVGVIDGTHVRIIAPSEDEAVFVNRKNFHSINVQIVFNAAWKILDIVAKWPGSTHDARMLSESGIRQLFERRYVPANCHLLGDSGYPCKPWLLTPYLQPRQGPQLNYNRAHKTTRAVVERDIGQLKRRFHVLHGEVRLRPEKVSKLIIACAILHNICKVRQIAEPLEDGDEDEDGDNDEDGGEEDIHIPQGNLAQSGLPYRANFTNLHFRDADGAGAADGNGV; this is encoded by the exons ATGGCCaacagaggaggcaggagagatgtcCTGCAAACACTGGATGACAGGGAATTATTGAGACGCTACAGATTGGATCGTGCAGGAATCATGTTTGTGGTGGATCTCCTTAGAGATGCAATTACTTCACCAACTCGACGCCACAACGCTATTACACCGGAGAAGAAAGTAATCACAACCCTGAGGTATTTGGCAACAGGGAAAATGCAACAATGCAGCAGTGATGACTTGGGTCTGTCCCAATCCTCCGTCAGCAGAGTCATCACCCAAACACTGACAGCTTTGTCACAACCTAATATTGTGACACAATTTGTTTCATTCCCGCTGGATGCCcgcactttacacacacataaaagggCATTTATGGACATTGCAGGATTCCCTGGCGTTGTGGGTGTAATTGATGGAACACATGTGAGAATAATTGCGCCATCAGAGGACGAGGCTGTCTTTGTTAACAGGAAGAATTTCCACAGCATCAATGTGCAAATAGTGTTCAATGCGGCCTGGAAGATTTTGGACATTGTGGCTAAATGGCCAGGCTCCACACATGATGCGAGAATGCTCTCCGAGAGTGGCATCAGACAGCTTTTTGAGAGACGCTATGTGCCAGCTAATTGCCACTTGTTAGGGGACAGTGGCTACCCATGCAAACCATGGCTCCTTACACCTTACCTCCAGCCACGCCAAGGGCCCCAACTAAACTATAACAG GGCCCACAAGACAACAAGAGCGGTGGTGGAGCGTGACATAGGCCAGCTTAAGAGGCGCTTTCATGTTCTCCACGGAGAGGTGCGGCTGAGGCCTGAAAAAGTCAGCAAACTCATCATAGCCTGTGCAATATTACACAATATTTGCAAGGTTAGACAGATTGCAGAACCTCTGGAGGATggcgatgaggatgaggatggagaCAACGATGAGGATGGTGGTGAAGAAGATATTCACATTCCACAGGGGAACCTAGCCCAGAGTGGACTGCCTTACAGGGCAAACTTCACAAATTTACATTTCAG GGATGCTGACGGAGCAGGTGCTGCGGATGGGAATGGTGTTTGA